ACTGGCAACGGGTGCAAAGAAGCCCGGTTTCCCTTCCACCTGGTGACTCCTGATAGGACGTACTGCCTCGCGGCCACCACCCACGAAGACCGGGCAGGCTGGCTCGCTGTCATACAGCAGACCATCAAGAGGCCGCTCACGCCTCAGGACTCTAACAGTAAGTACTTAAGGTCCATTTTACATAGAACCGTCCTATAGATCCACCTGGTGACTCCTGATAGGACGTATTGCCTCGCGGCCACCACCCAGGGGCAGGCTGGCTCGCAGTCATACAGCAAACCATCAAGAGGCCGCTCACGCTTCAGGACTCTAACTATTTTTCCTATGGGTACAAATCGCACGATTTCCTTACGCCTAGTGACTACCATCAGGACGGAAAGggcattttataaaattttaatcactAACGAAAGTCACATTATCTGGCCTCTAGGACCATACGACTTTTACTATACTATAGGCCACAAACTGAGAGCTGTCGACCTAAGACAGGTTAGGCAAGCCCAAAATACATAGATACAGGCCACAGTCCCATACGACTTTATCAAAGCTACGGGTTCATACCTGTAAGTCAAAGCTGATAAACTGGTGGAACAATATCTAAACGATTCCGTCGAACAATAAGCCTATGTTAAGTTCAAACCTCCGAGTTTGCAGCTATCGCTCGAAATACCTAAATACTTGCACATGAAATCAACAACATGACCAATTCCCCTGACCTACCTAAAATGACGTCCGTGACGACGTCGGTGCGTTCTGCTGGCTTTGACCGACGTCATCTGAACATGAATTTTACCGATAACGCACTAACGTGGTGGAAAGTTACACTTGTGTTAAAGGTAAACAACATGTTAGTTACATGACCAATTTCTCTGTGCGACCGATAATGACGCCCGCGAAACGTTTATGGGGTGAATATGTGTCAAGAATTAATTAGTAGTATATTTAATGTTAGAAGAATAAAATAGTATTTTGTAATTTCCACCCATTCGGTTCTGCTTATCCCTTAGACCTTAGGCGACACTATTGACAGTTGAATTTCAGAGTGAGATTATGTGTGAAATTTTTTGACAAATCTATCTTTGGATTTGGTTCCCGGACTggaaaagttattttataaaaatctaataatgtttttatgtaggtaactttGCTTCGAATTTTTTTTACAACCATTTATCCATAAAGATAGGGGTTAAGTGCCTTAACTTGAAAAATTCAGCCTGTATAAGAATGTAGAGTTGTACGGATAGTTTGCTACAAATAATTCgtctgtttttttttcagttgagGCCATACTCGTTCGCAAAAGGACAACGTCGAACTCCATCAACATATTCTCCGGCAGGTAGTTGCACTGTCTTGTCTTACGCCTAGGCTGTAAGATGAAACGCATGTATTGTTTCTAGAATTAATTTCAAGGACTGCAAAGTAATTAACATATACATTAAGGTATAAAGTTAATCTCGTCGAACTGTACTCGTAGTACTCGTACGATGGACGCGacgatgtaaatattttaaagcaaTTTTTGTTCGATTATGTTTGTATCGATATAACGTAatcaaatgtatttttattaaaacataataatatgttttgctaataagtttaaattattttatatattttaggtACCGTGACGGAACTGAAACGATTATGTGTTAAATTATGtcgattatttttaagtttattaaatgtaattttaccgCGTGACGAGTtggaaaaaacaaaatggctggACGCACAAATTATatcattataaataataaagataaaatcGTAATTCGTAGCATAGAATTTAGACATTTTGATAATATTGATGGAAAGGATAACAGGCAAcaatagtctttatttttatggtttttacATTAGATTTGGAATATTCGACGGTTACCTTACAGACttcattttagatttttaattttcagatgGATAATTTTTGGCTGTGGTTTGAATGCcttggtttattttatttacaactttCCTTTATTTAAATGTCTTTTCACTTTCTAGTTAAAGTCAGGACCGTCTTCCATGCAGGTTTGCCTGTTCTCCTTtattaaataatgataatatcgtttaaaataatacataactACATACTATCATCATTTATATCACTTATTAGACTACAAGATGACCAGTAGAGTACtataccttttttttaaataatcgcatcgtaattagttaattatttaaagacaaatattatgtagaatatgactacatttgaaaaaaataattaatttttttagatcATTAtcgaaaaatcaataaaaaaaatattattcgacattaaattataataatttacaaatttTCTTCAAACGTAGTGGTGAATTATGATTATGTGGATTTTAAGTGTGTTCTTACCTGGCTAAAAATATTGCTCatcttgttatttattttactgataattttattacttcTACCAAATAGTTAATTCAAATCACAATTTTTGCTCTctcatttttcatacaaaagcacTCCACCAAAAACATAGGTACACAAATCaataacttataaaaataatattaataacataaTAGACCTTATTGTACTTGAAATAACAAATcctgtattaataatattatatccaGTTTATTCGATCATAGTTGGCccaatgataaaataaattcataggtagattatttattttggctCAGTCCATAGAGTAGGTTATAGTGATGTAAAAGTTTCTAAAACAAGGCATGTTATGAATGATGTATGAAAAACATGCTTGTTATTcaataaatctaaataaatatacctacattcACAAAGCTACATGACGTGTATGGGGCGCGAAATTTGTATTTCTGTCTGTATACAACTTAAAAGTGATAGTATCATCTGtaccatcccaactaatattataaatgcgaaagtaactctgtctgtctgttacgctttcccgcttaaacctcgcaaccgattttgatgaaatttggcatagagatagtttgagtcccgggaaagaacataggatagtttttatcccggtttttgaaacagggacgcgcgcgataaagtttttctgtgacagacaaaattccacgcgggcgaagccgcgggcggaaagctagttgccGATAAAAAAGGTCTAGTTATCTTCCAAGTTAAAAAAAGGCGTTTagttttaattagttaaatacgTTATGTAATAACTAAATAATATGCAAATAGCAATGCAATAACGTAGTAGAGTGCACTATAAAAATAGTGTTTAGTTGTAGAATACTCTGGAACATGGGCTTTAAAGTGTTAATTTACCTTGTTAGTTATGAAGAGTTCACAAGGCATCATCACAATTAATATTGATAGATGAGTAGCTTATTTAACCAGTTGAGCGTACGTGACTCTACATTTCCTTTCATATCTTAAAGACTTTGGTCGGCCGAATGAAACACGTTAATAGGTATCCTGAAGGATAGACAACTTACTCGTATCTGGATATTTGTTAGTaaaatacaaattttaaatgCGTGAAAAACTTTTACTTTTTGCGAGAATAATTATAATGCATTTTGACATTATTCGACATTAATACAttcatttgtttgttttgtcgGCAAAGTATTTTATCTTTGATCAGACGTGCCCAATAAAGGTTCTTTGAAGGATGCAAGCAAGTCTCATCCACACCACGTTTACATACAATCCTGTATTCAACTTATGATtgatctaaatattgaaatacaaGTCACAATCGTTAGTTTATGATTCagtttgaatcgagttttgctCTTTCATGATATCAGACtcacgcctgtattcacaaacattactatgaggtctcacagtccgcgtggacgcacagggtgacacatgaaccaatcacagagctctattcaacgctgtgcgttccattttctgcttcacttaagcaagcatcgtttgtgaatacgggcgtcagattATAGCTCATGCATAGCTGATAGTGTACGACTGGTATAATTAAACGTCATTATACTAATTAAAACCGATAGATATCTAAGTAAGATAGCccactgtttatttattttcgaaagtttagtcttagataaataaaaggtttttaagtatttatttaattgatgGCGTAGTATTATTCTAACTGTCCAATTTTTTATGGACATATTTAGATAATTTTAGTAAAATCTGTCTTTATTTGCGAAATCCATTTTTAAGCAATAATACGTTTTGTAggacagttttaattttttgagtCTTCTTACTTTGAAAGATTCATAGTAAATGGAAATCCGCGTTTACAGTAAACCAATTATTcatgtacataaaatataatcatATGCAATATCTTATATCAAAGTACTCGTATTCACAtattaacacagtaaaacattCTTAGTATAATGTAGGTGTGTAAATGCATACGAAAAAGCTAGGAGCCTACCAAAAACATGGTAGAATTAGGTAATACTTTATTATAATGTATACTATATCGGGACACTATGATACAGGACTAAAGCAAGTTgcttgttaagaatatgttaaggGCATGAATATAATTCATCTAGTGTAGTGATGATTGAGAGTATTTGAATTTTTGACTAGATTAAATTCTACCTATTGGCTAGTTGATACCATTCTTCCGgctctctttttttttaaaacaacaaCATTATTTCAACCTTGAACTCCCCTGAGTTAGCTTTTAATTTactgtaaaattcgatttttaTTTTTCGAATCAGTAGTCAATTGTTTGTACACAAGTGACGCCATTGTATTGCTGTCAGTTCATGAAAAGAATGAAAATTGATTGATGGTATCAACTACCCAATAATTGAAACGCGTTGTCAAGTTGTCGTGTACCCATGATAAGTCCAAAATATCAACAATATTTTATGACCAAGCGTTTTGATGTATTTATGTTAGGAGGAAAAGTTAGGAAATTCACCAAAGGAGTGTTTGGAAATGAGGACTGGTGCGAATCAGCAGATAAAGTAGGAAAATGTAATTTAGTCGAATGAATAGCCACAAAAAGCAATGTAATGTTTCCTAGATAATGTACAATTTATTTAGCTTTGTATTGAATAgatttttaggtaggtactgccaCTATTGTAACCATACTATTCATTTGTAAGAACAATAGTTACGATACTGCACGATTATTTTAGCGTAGAATAAGTTAgttcggaaattttatttataattttttaccAAAATATGCCTcgcttacttttattttatgatttgttGTAAATAATCGAAATAATACGATGTAGTGTGTTCTGACATAATACgttcttataaaataataaacttttcaCCGCTACAcaatgtattttcttttaaaacttaattacCTACCCAACCCTATTTATTTTTCAGGACACTTGCTAGTAACATGATTTTACTTGTAATTGAAATCAATCTGCTTGTTTATACTACATTAACCACCTGAATTTTCAAtaagatatatttttaaaatatttatttctctatGATAAAAAATATCCCTAAGATAAGTATTTTAGTCTCTATATTCGTAATTTCGTAAGCCACGTAAGTGGTTTACAAATGCACTTCAGTCTCCGTCGCTTCGAGATGTTTTTTCCCGCCTATTCCTGTTTGTTTTGTCAGATCCCAGCGACGTGGCTTGACATCCACTTTGTCCGGGATCCGGTTACCGAACACGTCACATTCCCGTGTTTCACGTAATTATGTGTGCAGTATTGAATTTATGGAAAAGTACAGTAATAAGTAATTTAACCAATAATATTACAGCTTCTACATATAAGGGAAAGTTGACTCTATCTCTCCTTTTGTTACGTTTTCAGTAAAAGTTGGCTATTTTCTAGCTGTAAGAATTAATCTTAGGATATGGTAAACTAATTTTCAGTCCGATTTCCACTAGCAATTTCCACGTAATcgttttagccataggacgtctactgctgaacataggcctcccacaatgattTCCATAGTTTTTTACTGCCCTAAAAGAATTTATTGATATCACCAGAATCAAAACGCTGTTAGTAAATAAATCTGTATAATTTGGAGGTTCCATTTCATTTCCAGACGTTTCATTCAAAAGTCTCTATTatctaatattttcatacattatTCATTAAGTTTTCAGAAGAATACGACCTCATTTCGTAATAACTATCTTTGTATCCGTATTCGCAGTACTGCATAGGCGCGTTGGCTGTTTCGTTCGTTGTCTCATCGTAGCACCGATCCTCATAGTCGTTTTCAGAGTATTCCTGGTTGTAGTTGTCATGGCAACTGTTCTGCGCATCGTTCCTTTCGGTAGCTGCGCGGGAGTTGGTTGACTCGTTGCTTTGGGAGTTAATATTCCATCGCTGAGATATGGAACAGCTGAGCGACCCGCCATGTTGGAACGCAAACGGCCATGCCTGAAAAATATAtattctaattattatttacgtaGATGTAGAGTTCAACGGCAGTTTAACTCTCCCTGAGACAAACTTGGGTTACTTTTCACGGTCAAGCTGTGACTAGATTCCTTCCtcgctacacaggagttgtagtgatgggaacgagaggtgggaagagTTCCGTTATCTAGTTCAAAACGATTAAAgctcaaaataaatgaaagttaTCTATCTAAGAATGACAGCAACCCCAAAATCTTGTAATGTAAAGTTGAAAATTCAAAGTGATTATTGAAAAAGGGTTCATAGGCCAAGACCTCCCAGATAGTAAACAAAGATTCAAGTGTGAACACCCAATTTATTGCATCACAACACAACCGCACTTTTTATGTCCAAACAAACATCTTGGTCTTTGGGTCACTGGTGAACACATGTCCGCTTTTGGGGTCgctattaaatttaaaacactCAATATTATAAAGAATCCAACAGATGGATTTACTAAATTATTGCTacgttaaattaattaaatgaaaagaagaaagaaagtatACAACTTCGTAGCATTTCGTAGCTACGGAGATATTCGTAGTATCAAATATCAATCAACATTTGACAGCTGctgtaatacataatttatgtaaGTCTATCTCTTTCAATTATTCTACTGAAAATTCATCTCAGAATACAttgataagtacctacttgataaTAATAGTAAACATTAACTACAGCTTGCTAACTAATCATGACAGCGCGTCGTCGCTTACTTTGACTTTTATGACCTCCTCAATTCCTCAATTACTTAGTTACTTCTTCTTTTCTTCTCGTAACCCTTGATGTTTTTCTGAAGATATTAATTATGAACATAGCTATAACATTAACATGATTGTGTAAATCTCAATTCGTTACTGTAACCTTGATTATTTTACTACATCGAGGTAGATCCAAGTCGAATGCATCTCAATTATCCTTAACTCCGTAATTAAATGGAAATATCGTCAAATTCAAAGACAAAGAACCATCCAGGACAACAATAAAACAGCACAATACATCTTTAACGTCCGGAGATAAACTTTATTTATACTCAGAACAGCTGCAAACTTTTGGTCAGCGCGGGCGCAGAAGACGTGTTTGTTGTTGTAACCTTTTTGTTCCTATCTCCAACTTTTTGACTTTGTTTATGTTTTACAATGGTCGGAAGAGACTCTTATTTTTTAGATGAAgcaaattttttatattttttcgaaGTGGAACACACAAGTCGACGAAAAATAACTGATACTTAGCTTAGATATAATAATGATGTAGCGCTCTTGTTTGATACTTTGATATGAAGAACGACATATTGGCTTTTCTAAAAGTGTTAGAAAAGTAATGTAACACGAGTACTAGAAGCAAAATTAAGGAAAGAAAAGCAGTTgtttaaattagttttcttTCTAACATAATTAAAGCTTAAAAATCACAATAACCTGAAACTAGGCTCGAATGGAAAGCATTTGTGACTCGGCTCGTAAGTTCTAAACGGTCCGTTTAAGTTAAACACACGAAAGTAACTTAATCCCCACATCGATCACGCGGGACCTTCGTGGAACGTGCCCAAATCCAAATCAGAAACACAAATCACTGTGTAGACGCGCACAGTGATTTGTGTTTCTGACAAAAAATCCTTTGCaggttattaaaatattgcactATAAGCAAACGCGTAAGAATTTCTTAGAGTTTTCGTAGCAAACTAATATTCGCGATGATCTCTGGGCCAGAAAATGTGATCTTTGATAGATTAGAATTTAGAAGTACTTCAGGTAACTGGTCTGAACTGGCCGAATCGAGATCCAATTGGAAGGAACATTTGAAACCTCGAACACCGCCGCTGCTGTActtttgtggtgaacccactagtaaaacaaattaactacctacttaaccaGTCCACTAGAGGTTAACAGtactaataattaaaattacttattcaTTGTTTCTTGTAGCAAATTAAAacgttttttattaaaatgttcgTAGCAACTTCGTAGCAATCTGACTACGAAACGAAATAATTGAGAACAGATTTTCTTGTAACTTATTTGTACCtaagaatacattttaattatgatACCTAGATGAACGCACACAAAAATCTGTCAGCCATTAAATCCTGTTAATCACAGAGTCTCACAAAGTGAAACAATCGAAAAACAAATAACTTTCTCCCGGGATTGCGGTTAGCTCGTGCCGACGGGAAGAATTAGGCGGGTGACAAGTGTGACAGGGAATTTATTGCGAACAATTATGTGATCCGAGTGTCCCGGGTGACATATGGGCGGGTTCAACTCGCCTTGTTAGAAACTAACGAGCGATGACAGCTTTTGTGGTTACCGTTGATTTACTAAACGCTCTTTTTTGTTACTTCTGTGAAGTAGAGTAGGCGAAAACCATGATTATTAAAGTGATAATTTGTAGCTAGATAGCACATCCGACTAGACATTTACGTTGCAAAATTGCACCTATTTGCTATTATAAACAAAAGCTGCGATAGTTGATGTGCCGTCATCTCTACATAATCTAGATTACGGGCATtcaaaattaatgtaatttgtaaatatGAAGAAAGTACCATAATTTATAATGCGACGTTTGTTGAGACACTAGCAATCGCCTCAGTGGAAGTATCTCCGCTATTTCGTCCTAATATCACATATGAACACAAAATGTAGTGTTTCGTTGTTTCCTTGAGGAACAAACTCCAACCTCGTCTTATACCAAACTAAGCGGGTGCGGTGGCGTGTGCGCGGATCTCGGCTCGTGCAGCAAGGCGCGTAGATGCGCGATATAGGACGCGGCCAGTCGTAGGGTGTCTAACTTGGACAGCTTGGTGTCTGCTGGCACCCACGGGAGAGTCGTCTTTAGCCTAATAAccttaagaaataaataaactctCCTCTTACCAAACTAAGCGGGTGCGGTGGCGTGTGCGCAGATCCTCGGCTCGTGCAGCAAGACGCGGCCAGCCGCAGTGTGTCCAATTTGGACAGCTTGGTGTCTGCTGGCACCCACGGGAGAGCCTTCTTTAGCCTAACACTcagaaacaaacaaactctacCCTCTTACCAAACTAAGTGGGTGCGGTGGCGTGTGCGCAGATCTCGGCTCGTGCAGCAAGGCGCGAAGGTGCGCGATGTAGGACGCAGCCAGTCGTAGGGTGTCTAACTTGGACAGCTTGGTGTCTGCCGGCACCCACGGGAGAGTCGTCTTCagcctaataaaattattacaataaagaTGGTAATTACTTGTCACTGCGTGATGAAGTTTCATGTCTTGGATGACCAACGGAAAGTTTTTCAAAACGACCAATCCATGTAAACATTTCGCTCTTAGACGAAAATCTGGGACTGTAGTTAAGTGGCAGATGACGGTGCCATTCATGTTTTTCAGACACTTTAATTCAACTTGCTAGCTGCATATTGTGATTGTATATTAGTGGCAGCCAGTGTCTTGTTTTAAACCACATTTACAGTCAGTCAATTGCATAAAAATTTAGATATTTCTTTGCAGTACTTAACTTAAAAAACAACTATTTGgaaaattacatattaatgCACCAACCTGCAAAATGCTTTTGAGAGAACTCTCATCCTGGCCCGTTCGCGTGCGTTGGCTGCGTTTCTGTGTTGAGGTTCTTGCGAATTTCGACCTATTGCAAAGATAGTCCAAAATTGTTTAACTCTGGCACTGAATAGAGGGAGTACtagttatttttgtaatataattatttcggactaaaataatgaaatgtataaaatacaaaaagtttcCTTTATATAAACACAGGTATTATTCTCATAGATCACaataaagtatttgaatttgaaacaaatctactacttttcttaattattaGCCATGCCTAAAAAGCATAGCAAAAGGGTAGCATGATAAGAACCTCctaatttattttcttacaagcttttctttaacttttataacaagtttaaaaaaaacaatacctGAATTGGACTGCGTATCATCGAAAAAAAAGTCATCGTCGTCGGCGTCGTCCGAGCGCTTTTCCACCGGCGGCGATTTATTAACTCGTTTCCTAGGCATTATTGCACACACCACacaattttaaaactaaagCACACCACTAGaacattttattgatttttgaacattttaaatttagaatTGCCGCAAGGATTCACGAGAGCTGTTGTCTTTGCACTTGGCTTTTAACATTTGAGGTGCGCACGCGCAAGGCGGGCGGCGTGCAAGTTGGGCGGCGCTAGCGCTCGCCCCACCCTCACGAAGTTTCAGTGCTACCCCTCGGCAAATGAAAGGAGTCTTTACTTAAATAACTCAGCACTAATTGGTGTTTGAGATGCCTGAACGCTATATTGATATGTACACAATTAGAGGCAAGGTTGTCGATTtagaattgataaataaaaaactatagGTAGTACTTACTAAACACATTTTCAGACTTCCGATTTTCGATGAAATCTTTCGTGTGAGGCAAGCCAAGGAACAGAGATTCTGTTACATACCTATTAACTAGGTACTAGCTActctacttacttacatttttggtttacctacctaccttgtTTAAAAAATGATAGGTCCAcaattgaatttaatttaatttaatctcTATTCCTGACGGTCTtatgttttaaactttccataCCTACTTAGGTGCTGAAAGATGATGAACGCTTCTCGTAAAGCTCGATTGTCCTAAAAATGCTGAAAATGCTTGATGAAGATGCTTTAGAAACAACGAAGCCCACAGGAACCCTTATCCTATGATGCTGATATAGTGACTGCACTAAACCGATAGTAAAGCAGGATGCATCTTTCTATATCTTGGACATGTGATCAGAAAAGCAGGCGATATTGTCTCTATCCTAATATTTTAATgctttgaaacaaaaaaaagtcgATTTTTGAAAGATCAACTCTTAGAGCAATTAGCGCCGTCAAAGACGAACGAATTTGACAGCAGGTCCGGGTCACACTTCCGCGACACCTAATACTTTATTTGACGCCTCTTACCTCTACATGTGCCGCGCACTCCTGCGGCCTTACACAAGAAATGcgattatttttttaaggatTATTCCCGTAAGCCcatcgtactaagctaaatatgattTTATCACGAGTAAGTTTATTGAATCACTCTCGTTTCGACGTCTttcttttagaaaaaaaaaatattaagctaAATATTTTGCCTCTT
The DNA window shown above is from Ostrinia nubilalis chromosome 13, ilOstNubi1.1, whole genome shotgun sequence and carries:
- the LOC135077436 gene encoding transcription factor 23 isoform X1, whose protein sequence is MPRKRVNKSPPVEKRSDDADDDDFFFDDTQSNSGRNSQEPQHRNAANARERARMRVLSKAFCRLKTTLPWVPADTKLSKLDTLRLAASYIAHLRALLHEPRSAHTPPHPLSLAWPFAFQHGGSLSCSISQRWNINSQSNESTNSRAATERNDAQNSCHDNYNQEYSENDYEDRCYDETTNETANAPMQYCEYGYKDSYYEMRSYSSENLMNNV
- the LOC135077436 gene encoding transcription factor 23 isoform X2; its protein translation is MPRKRVNKSPPVEKRSDDADDDDFFFDDTQSNSGRNSQEPQHRNAANARERARMRVLSKAFCRLKTTLPWVPADTKLSKLDTLRLAASYIAHLRALLHEPRSAHTPPHPLSLAWPFAFQHGGSLSCSISQRWNINSQSNESTNSRAATERNDAQNSCHDNYNQEYSENDYEDRCYDETTNETANAPMQYCEYGYKDSYYEMRSYSSENLMNNV